The Theileria parva strain Muguga chromosome 1, complete sequence, whole genome shotgun sequence DNA window AAATATCAACTCGAATGGTTCCACTATACTTCCAtctattatataaattaattaattattgtttttaaaagttaactagtaaatttttttgttAGGTTGTGTCCCTATCGATGAGAATGGTAATTTAACATCCATTGGTTCAGTCAGTCACTTATTAAACGACTGTAAACGTGAGTTTAATACTTTCTCAACCTCCTTAGCGTGTGCGTTTTATAAACACCGGACCAAGAAGTGTGTGAATGGGATTCGATGCCAATTTTGTACCTTAccactattttactatagttaacaCTACACTATACAGTTGTTTGAAAcatattattgtataatgaTTTTGATAGGTCATTTTGAGCATGATGAGAGGCGTAAACCGAGGGGGagaaattttagaaatcACCGCcttctttaatttttaacctttACCATTcaaattacataattatctaaattaacattataaaaatcaataaatacCAAACATTAATCACTCTAAAATACATAaagttaagtatataaagataaaaCTGGACAAGTAATGTAAATAAGTCACAGAAAGGTGATAGCGGGAACCACCTGCCATGGTGAAGTAAATTAAGTGTGCGGCATTTgtagtttaaaatgttcTATTAAGTATTGTAATCCTCCAGCAACTGAAAAACACAAAACATTATCCAATTTCCCACCATTCAAACCTGTGGCCAATAATTTCCTCATGAATTCAGTGGCTATTCTTGAAGAATTTCCttttctacacattacCAACAGTAACACATTGGTTGTGGATTTACTAGTTAACTGTGATAGTGTAAGGTTGAACGAGGCTTGAGTACAGTTGATTAGAGTGTTGAGGGGCCAGTTAACAGCTCCTGGTAAATGtgaaatataataatgcGATTCAGGTCTGACGTCAATTAAGcaaattttatactcaGTTCCAGAAGTATCCACTGATATTGATAAATCATTAAATGATATTCTTGTCGGGCACTCTTTGCCCAGTTGCTTAAAGTATAGATCAACGAATTCCTCTGGACTAATAGCCAAGTCGTCACGATCAAGATTAAACTTTAACTCCTCAGTCGGTGCCATATACAACTTTATCTCGCCACCTCCACAACCTAAAatatcattaatttaacaaacCGCTATATTATAGTGTGTATAGATGGTATATATAGTGATAATAGTGAGTTATACTTTTACAAGTGGGATTTCTGGATAATTGTACGGTTTTAAATGGGTTAAGAGGATTTTGAGCGTCGTAAATGAGCATTTTACCAGGTGAAAGAcatttatcaaataatcCAGAACAGATCTTTATCACTTCAGTCGCCtaaacatatttaacacaaattaacattttaaggTAAATAGTGCATTACTTGAATTGTGCCCAAAACTCCCGGTAATGAGCTTAAAACACCTGCTGAGCTGCAAgcattttttacataacTTATGCTGGGGTTATTCGCCTCAGGGCATATACATCTGAAACAAGGTCCAGACAATCTATTTCCACCACAATTAGATTGTGTAGgatgattaaaatttgacaTTTTATCACCATTTttatgatttaaattagagtcaattttacaattatttgtGAGATTTGGAGGTAAGAACACCATGAGTTGGCCTTGAGACTTAATGCAACTGGCAATTACAAACGgtttattatacaataagCAGGaatcatttattaaatacctaagaaaatttttaaataataaatatgttataaaTAACTGGAAAACTTGCTAGTATCATACTTGGTTTGTGGGTTATCTGAACAATCAACGATGACATCATATAGTGGTATTATTTCATGAGCTTCCTTAACattcaaataaaattcaTAAGCAATACATCttatctaaattattatccagCATATAAAAGTTAAATGGACGAGGATACGATGGGATAGTAACTGAGTAGTGTGGTTACAGATTGGTTAATGGAGAGAAGGCGGGTTTTGGCCGAAACAGCTTTATTCATACCAGTATTACACTCATCATGTATCACTTGCC harbors:
- the mocs3 gene encoding uncharacterized protein, yielding MLDFEDWKDLSINVDKYHKSSGCLKYPTASPDLNNVNNSQTTGKHNDFNDFLLNKPKWPPKVNTTNNVNGVKGVNICKSVELPYCSCMDMKTSKRYNSQYIALHDMSSNSHSDDIYRSISSCAVLVIGAGGLGSPLLQYLASSGIGLIGIMDGDVVELSNLHRQVIHDECNTGMNKAVSAKTRLLSINQSIRCIAYEFYLNVKEAHEIIPLYDVIVDCSDNPQTKYLINDSCLLYNKPFVIASCIKSQGQLMVFLPPNLTNNCKIDSNLNHKNGDKMSNFNHPTQSNCGGNRLSGPCFRCICPEANNPSISYVKNACSSAGVLSSLPGVLGTIQATEVIKICSGLFDKCLSPGKMLIYDAQNPLNPFKTVQLSRNPTCKSCGGGEIKLYMAPTEELKFNLDRDDLAISPEEFVDLYFKQLGKECPTRISFNDLSISVDTSGTEYKICLIDVRPESHYYISHLPGAVNWPLNTLINCTQASFNLTLSQLTSKSTTNVLLLVMCRKGNSSRIATEFMRKLLATGLNGGKLDNVLCFSVAGGLQYLIEHFKLQMPHT